A section of the Pedobacter sp. HDW13 genome encodes:
- the murF gene encoding UDP-N-acetylmuramoyl-tripeptide--D-alanyl-D-alanine ligase, whose amino-acid sequence MITTEKLYDHYLKNPVISTDTRNITPGCIFFALKGDLFNANEFAHQAIEKGAAYAVIDEEKYAGNAKCLLVDDVLGALQDLACHHRQQLNIPVIGLTGSNGKTTSKELVNAVLAERYKTFATFGNLNNHIGVPLSILSIAADVQIAVIEMGANHQKEIELLCTIAKPTHGIITNVGMAHLDGFGGFEGVKKGKAELYAYLKANNGYTFINRNNPYLLEMSANAGLNKLIYYGTENGNTIKGALKSSDPFIEVAWTNHEAESSVKTNLTGSYNFENILAAICIGDFFDMNPEEINTGLANYQPKNNRSQLTKTEKNTVICDFYNANPSSMTAALNNIAVLSAAKKTAILGDMFELGPESPAQHQLIVSQAQESGLDQVIFIGKYFYAFKDEVNALFFETPSEAADYLQQNPIQDHLLLLKGSRGMKLENLLQYI is encoded by the coding sequence ATGATCACAACCGAAAAGCTATACGACCACTACCTTAAAAACCCTGTTATTTCTACCGATACGAGAAACATTACTCCCGGTTGTATATTTTTTGCGTTGAAAGGTGATCTTTTTAATGCAAACGAATTTGCGCATCAAGCCATAGAAAAGGGAGCAGCTTACGCAGTAATTGATGAGGAAAAATATGCAGGTAATGCAAAATGCTTACTGGTAGATGACGTTTTAGGCGCTTTACAGGATTTGGCCTGCCATCACCGCCAGCAACTTAACATCCCCGTTATCGGCTTAACCGGCAGTAATGGCAAAACCACCAGTAAAGAACTAGTAAACGCGGTTTTGGCTGAACGTTATAAAACTTTTGCCACTTTTGGCAACCTCAATAATCACATTGGTGTTCCTTTGTCTATCTTATCTATTGCTGCTGATGTACAGATTGCTGTGATAGAAATGGGCGCTAACCACCAGAAAGAAATTGAACTGCTTTGCACCATTGCCAAACCCACTCATGGCATCATAACCAATGTTGGGATGGCACATTTAGATGGCTTTGGTGGTTTTGAGGGAGTAAAAAAAGGAAAAGCCGAGCTTTATGCTTACTTGAAAGCGAACAATGGTTACACTTTCATCAACCGGAATAATCCCTATCTGCTCGAAATGAGTGCTAATGCAGGCCTAAATAAGCTTATTTATTATGGAACCGAAAATGGTAATACCATTAAAGGAGCGCTAAAAAGCAGTGATCCTTTTATTGAGGTAGCATGGACAAACCACGAAGCTGAATCGTCGGTTAAAACCAATTTAACGGGCAGTTACAATTTCGAGAACATACTTGCAGCCATCTGTATTGGCGATTTCTTTGACATGAATCCTGAAGAAATTAACACAGGTTTAGCCAACTACCAACCTAAAAACAACCGTTCGCAATTAACAAAAACGGAAAAAAACACCGTAATCTGCGATTTTTACAATGCAAACCCAAGCAGTATGACTGCTGCTTTAAATAATATTGCTGTTTTATCGGCTGCAAAAAAAACCGCTATTTTAGGGGATATGTTTGAGCTTGGCCCCGAATCTCCGGCCCAGCATCAACTAATTGTTAGCCAGGCACAAGAAAGCGGATTAGACCAGGTGATTTTTATCGGTAAATACTTCTACGCATTTAAAGATGAGGTTAATGCGCTGTTTTTCGAAACACCATCAGAAGCCGCAGATTACTTGCAGCAAAACCCTATTCAGGATCATTTGCTATTGCTAAAAGGATCGAGGGGAATGAAACTGGAAAATTTGTTGCAATATATTTAG
- a CDS encoding gliding motility lipoprotein GldH, protein MVQKINLLPNKINLLVFGFCVMVSLLASCTSSSVIDSNVELADRRWTYRNHISTPFEIKDYTKGYNIYFKLRHTADYKYANIFILAHFKDGKQMVTRRYQYKLAKNDGEWLGSGSGNLFSYTLPMLTNYHFPRNGKFDIEIEQNMRDNPLLEVSDVGLAIEQAQ, encoded by the coding sequence ATGGTTCAGAAAATAAACCTGCTGCCGAATAAAATAAACCTGCTGGTTTTCGGTTTTTGTGTAATGGTATCGTTATTGGCTAGCTGTACCAGTAGTAGTGTTATCGACAGTAATGTTGAATTGGCCGATCGGCGATGGACTTACCGTAACCACATTTCTACACCATTTGAGATTAAGGATTATACCAAAGGTTATAATATTTACTTCAAATTAAGGCATACTGCTGATTATAAGTATGCCAATATTTTTATCCTGGCACACTTTAAAGACGGGAAACAAATGGTAACCAGACGCTACCAATATAAGTTAGCCAAAAATGATGGCGAATGGTTGGGAAGCGGATCAGGTAATCTGTTTAGCTATACCCTGCCCATGCTTACCAACTATCATTTTCCCCGCAACGGGAAATTCGATATTGAAATTGAGCAGAACATGCGCGATAACCCACTGCTTGAAGTGAGCGATGTGGGCCTTGCCATTGAGCAAGCGCAATAA
- a CDS encoding M14 family metallopeptidase, with product MKRLLTFFLISLSSVLLVRAQLKTPDDFLGYELGSHFTPHHKVADYFRQTVAASPKNTKLIEYGKTNEGRPLLVAIVSTPENINRLEQIRNNNLKLTAGTNNNVDLSSQPAILWLSYNVHGNEASSTETSMKMLYTLVSGTNKPATEWLKNTVVVIDPCLNPDGRDRYVNYFNSVVGKTPNSDPASREHIEPWPGGRPNHYYFDLNRDWAWQTQIESQQRLALYNQWMPQVHVDFHEQSYNEPYYFAPAAEPVHQDITPWQKSFQVVVGKNNAKYFDAEGWQYFTKERFDLLYPSYGDTYPLYNGSIGMTYEQGGIRAGLSVVTNDGDTLTLKDRIAHHFTTGMSTVEVTALNHNKLLEEYKQYFQQGLVNAPGIYKSYIIKAGNLSRLNKLAELLTKNKIEFAFGGDKQGRAFDYDTQKEENFTLGRNDLVVNVQQSRAVLANVLLEPHTFVTDSNTYDITAWALPYVFGLKAYASKESIKGKFSAPEETKIASNELDKPLAWLFSWGTSEDAQVLIALQKANIKVRQADQPFSVNGKDYPAGTLIVLRAENERITKGLKDKVTLVAKTLDKPILAVSSGFVEKGKDFGSNVYPLLKQPKIAIVSGMEVSSLAFGEVWFYIEHDLNLSPSIINAKDINSLDINKVNTLILPDGSYDSFIGDGLTAWLDKGGKLILMEDAIESFLDKKGFDIKKKEVGVKKDEKQEANKLLFKDKDRDDFETTIPGAVYKINLDASHPFSYGLGRSYYSLKTDRKIYEPFVKGWNVGLVNEKSLMAGVVGKKAKEELKSGLLIGVQDFGRGQVVYLANDPLFRNFWEGGKTLFGNVIFCSY from the coding sequence ATGAAAAGACTGTTAACGTTCTTCCTGATCTCGCTGAGTTCTGTTTTATTAGTACGGGCCCAGCTTAAAACTCCAGATGATTTTCTAGGTTACGAACTAGGTTCGCATTTTACCCCACACCATAAGGTAGCCGACTATTTCAGGCAAACTGTTGCAGCTTCTCCGAAAAATACTAAACTAATCGAATACGGCAAAACAAATGAAGGCAGGCCCCTGCTTGTCGCCATTGTTTCAACACCTGAAAATATAAACCGGTTGGAACAAATCAGAAATAATAACTTAAAACTGACAGCCGGAACCAATAATAATGTTGATTTATCCAGCCAACCAGCTATACTTTGGTTGAGTTATAATGTACATGGTAACGAGGCGAGCTCTACCGAAACATCAATGAAGATGCTGTATACACTGGTATCGGGCACCAACAAACCTGCTACCGAATGGCTGAAAAATACTGTGGTGGTGATTGATCCCTGTTTAAATCCGGATGGTCGTGACCGTTACGTAAATTATTTTAACAGTGTGGTCGGAAAAACACCCAATTCTGATCCAGCCTCGCGTGAGCATATTGAACCTTGGCCGGGGGGTAGACCAAATCATTACTATTTTGATTTAAACCGCGATTGGGCCTGGCAAACTCAAATAGAGAGTCAGCAAAGATTAGCCTTATACAACCAGTGGATGCCACAGGTTCATGTCGATTTTCATGAGCAAAGCTACAATGAGCCTTATTATTTTGCACCGGCCGCAGAGCCTGTGCACCAGGATATTACGCCATGGCAAAAAAGTTTTCAGGTAGTGGTAGGGAAAAATAATGCCAAGTATTTCGATGCAGAAGGCTGGCAATATTTCACCAAAGAACGTTTCGATTTGCTTTACCCTTCTTATGGCGATACTTATCCGCTATATAATGGATCGATTGGAATGACTTATGAGCAAGGAGGTATCAGGGCGGGTTTATCGGTGGTAACCAACGATGGCGATACGCTAACCTTAAAAGACCGCATTGCCCACCATTTTACAACGGGGATGTCGACAGTTGAAGTTACAGCATTAAACCACAACAAACTTTTAGAGGAGTATAAGCAATACTTTCAGCAAGGATTGGTTAATGCACCAGGTATTTATAAAAGCTATATCATTAAGGCAGGCAATCTGTCGCGTTTAAATAAACTTGCCGAGCTACTGACTAAAAATAAGATCGAATTTGCTTTTGGAGGAGATAAACAAGGCCGGGCTTTCGATTACGACACCCAAAAGGAAGAAAATTTTACCCTAGGGCGTAACGATCTAGTTGTTAATGTTCAGCAATCGCGCGCGGTGCTGGCCAATGTGCTTTTAGAGCCGCATACTTTTGTAACCGATTCGAATACCTACGATATTACAGCCTGGGCGCTACCCTATGTGTTCGGGTTAAAAGCTTACGCAAGCAAGGAAAGTATAAAAGGTAAGTTCTCTGCACCCGAAGAAACTAAAATAGCAAGTAATGAATTGGATAAGCCTTTGGCCTGGTTGTTTAGCTGGGGCACCAGCGAAGATGCACAGGTGTTAATCGCTTTGCAAAAGGCAAATATTAAAGTAAGACAGGCAGATCAGCCTTTTTCGGTAAATGGAAAAGATTATCCGGCCGGGACCTTAATTGTGCTCAGGGCCGAAAATGAAAGAATAACCAAAGGCCTGAAAGATAAAGTTACTTTAGTTGCCAAAACTTTAGACAAACCGATTTTGGCTGTTAGCAGTGGCTTTGTGGAAAAAGGCAAAGATTTTGGCTCAAATGTTTATCCTTTGTTAAAACAACCTAAAATTGCAATTGTATCGGGCATGGAAGTCTCTTCATTGGCTTTTGGAGAAGTTTGGTTTTATATTGAGCACGATTTAAACCTCTCACCCAGTATTATTAATGCTAAAGATATTAACAGTCTGGATATTAATAAGGTAAATACACTCATCTTGCCCGATGGCAGTTACGACTCCTTTATAGGAGATGGTTTAACAGCCTGGTTAGATAAAGGTGGTAAATTGATTTTGATGGAAGATGCCATTGAAAGTTTTTTGGATAAAAAGGGCTTTGACATTAAAAAGAAGGAAGTGGGAGTTAAGAAAGACGAAAAGCAGGAAGCCAACAAACTTCTTTTTAAAGATAAAGACCGGGATGATTTTGAAACAACTATACCAGGTGCGGTTTATAAGATTAATCTCGATGCCAGTCATCCTTTCTCATATGGGCTTGGAAGAAGCTACTACAGCCTAAAAACCGATCGAAAAATCTACGAGCCCTTTGTAAAGGGGTGGAATGTGGGACTGGTTAACGAAAAAAGCTTAATGGCAGGAGTTGTTGGGAAAAAAGCAAAAGAAGAGCTCAAAAGCGGGCTGCTTATCGGCGTGCAGGATTTCGGTCGCGGGCAGGTGGTTTACCTAGCTAACGACCCCCTTTTCAGAAACTTTTGGGAAGGTGGAAAAACACTTTTTGGTAACGTTATTTTCTGTAGCTATTAA